A stretch of Persephonella sp. DNA encodes these proteins:
- a CDS encoding UbiA-like polyprenyltransferase: MIKKIKLYADLIKFEHTIFAIPFVLAAVFIVEKGLPSWDKIFWIIVAAVAGRTAGMAFNRFFDLPFDKLNPRTKDWASASGAVKAGEILALAIVSSGVLVFAAYQLNKLAFYLSPVAIALLIIYPLGKRWTNFVHLILGAVYFIIPIAVSIALEGRVEISTVFLGLGMAFWVAGFDIFYALQDIEFDRKMGIHSIPARFGVKKAILFARIFHILTFIFLLLTGYFAGLGLIYYIGLLILTGALIYEHSLIKENDLSKINVAFFTINGYISILYMVFVILDVYLKITL; this comes from the coding sequence TTGATTAAAAAGATAAAACTTTATGCAGACCTAATAAAGTTTGAACATACTATATTTGCAATTCCTTTTGTTCTTGCTGCTGTTTTTATCGTAGAAAAAGGGCTGCCTTCATGGGATAAAATTTTTTGGATTATAGTTGCTGCTGTTGCCGGAAGAACAGCAGGAATGGCATTTAACAGATTTTTTGATTTACCGTTTGATAAGCTAAATCCAAGGACAAAAGATTGGGCTTCTGCTTCAGGTGCAGTAAAAGCCGGAGAAATTCTTGCACTTGCAATTGTTTCTTCTGGAGTTCTTGTTTTTGCTGCCTATCAACTTAATAAACTAGCCTTTTATCTATCTCCTGTTGCTATAGCCCTTTTGATTATCTATCCCCTTGGTAAACGATGGACAAATTTTGTTCATCTGATACTGGGAGCTGTTTATTTTATTATTCCAATTGCTGTTTCTATAGCTCTGGAAGGTAGAGTTGAGATATCAACTGTATTTTTAGGACTTGGTATGGCATTCTGGGTGGCAGGATTTGATATTTTTTATGCTTTGCAAGATATAGAATTTGATAGAAAAATGGGAATTCATTCTATACCTGCCAGATTTGGTGTTAAAAAGGCAATTTTATTTGCGAGAATTTTTCATATTTTGACGTTTATATTTTTATTGCTTACAGGATATTTTGCAGGATTGGGACTTATATATTATATCGGTCTCTTGATATTGACCGGGGCTTTGATTTATGAGCATTCCTTAATCAAGGAAAATGACTTATCCAAAATAAATGTGGCATTTTTTACAATTAACGGATATATCAGTATACTTTATATGGTGTTTGTTATTTTAGATGTTTATCTAAAAATAACATTATAA
- a CDS encoding HAD hydrolase-like protein — translation MRIKGFLIDLDGVLTKDENFSPINGAIEFISYLKKENIPFVIATSNSRYPPEEIAKRMQKHGFEIDSSNIVSPLVVAPEVLKKENMKSLFILGSDAVKKFFIEKSFDVLNDYQVDAVLVGLDKNLNFQKIKIATTALKKKKAKLYALNKNIISKDDDGLLFPGVGTVAKMFATACQCNEDFKHFGKGGEEYNKVIFEKIGIEPENLAIISDDIFVDLGGYQKLGLKTIFVTTGKYTVEDIPEDMKIDLVVNSLTELIGRIEFID, via the coding sequence ATGAGGATAAAAGGGTTTTTAATAGATTTAGATGGTGTTCTTACAAAAGATGAAAATTTTTCTCCTATCAATGGGGCTATTGAGTTTATCAGTTATTTGAAAAAAGAAAATATCCCATTTGTAATTGCAACAAGTAATTCCAGATATCCACCTGAAGAAATTGCAAAAAGAATGCAAAAACATGGTTTTGAAATAGATAGTTCCAATATTGTTTCTCCGCTGGTTGTTGCTCCTGAAGTTTTGAAAAAAGAGAATATGAAAAGCTTATTTATTTTAGGTTCGGATGCTGTAAAAAAGTTTTTTATAGAGAAAAGTTTTGATGTGCTTAATGACTATCAGGTAGATGCTGTTCTGGTTGGATTAGATAAAAACCTTAATTTTCAAAAAATAAAAATAGCCACAACAGCTTTAAAAAAGAAAAAGGCAAAACTTTATGCATTAAATAAAAATATTATCTCAAAAGATGATGATGGTCTTTTGTTCCCCGGGGTAGGAACGGTTGCAAAAATGTTTGCTACTGCCTGTCAGTGTAATGAAGATTTTAAACATTTTGGGAAAGGTGGAGAAGAGTATAACAAAGTTATTTTTGAGAAAATTGGTATTGAACCGGAAAATCTGGCTATTATTAGTGATGATATATTTGTAGACCTTGGAGGTTATCAAAAACTTGGGCTGAAAACTATTTTTGTAACTACCGGTAAGTATACCGTTGAGGACATACCTGAAGATATGAAAATAGATTTAGTTGTTAATTCCCTTACAGAACTTATTGGGAGGATTGAATTTATTGATTAA
- the fabZ gene encoding 3-hydroxyacyl-ACP dehydratase FabZ codes for MSFADVQEIKKVLPHRYPFLLIDRILELDIENLKVKALKNVTINEEFFNGHFPHFPVMPGVLIIEAMAQAGAYLMIKKAQAEGIEGDFTVLFAGIENAKFRKPVVPGDQIIFEIEGINIKKSMGKIKAVAKVDDKIVCEAVLMAALKKD; via the coding sequence ATGTCTTTTGCCGATGTTCAGGAGATAAAAAAAGTTCTTCCCCATAGATATCCATTCTTATTGATAGATAGAATTTTGGAGTTAGATATTGAAAATCTTAAGGTAAAAGCCCTTAAAAATGTTACCATAAATGAAGAATTTTTTAATGGACATTTTCCCCATTTTCCTGTAATGCCAGGAGTTTTAATCATAGAAGCTATGGCGCAGGCGGGCGCTTATCTGATGATAAAAAAGGCACAGGCAGAAGGAATAGAAGGGGATTTTACGGTATTATTTGCCGGTATTGAAAATGCCAAGTTTAGAAAGCCTGTTGTTCCTGGAGACCAGATTATTTTTGAGATAGAAGGGATAAACATTAAAAAAAGTATGGGTAAAATAAAAGCTGTCGCAAAAGTAGATGACAAAATAGTCTGTGAGGCAGTTTTAATGGCAGCCCTTAAAAAAGATTAA
- a CDS encoding Do family serine endopeptidase, translated as MKRVLSPALLLLLLFQLSFATSLMQQLEQERIQLVERVSPGVATIFTIKEVKIANPFAGSPFGDFFGIPNVPEFKQRQEGLGSGFIVKVDKEKKKVYLLTNNHVVENAQNIKVQFKNGVVLDAKIVGTDKLSDVALIAVPFKEGIEKFAEEHVLKLGDSDKLKPGMTVIAIGSPLGLKGTVTMGIVSALNREMPGHPGEGFIQTDAAINPGNSGGPLINLNGEVIGINTAIIMGAQGLGFAVPINQAKWVMEQVLKFGKVKRSKIGVVIQPLTPELAKHFGVKKGILVAQVMKGGPADKAGIKPGDVIVAVNDKPVSKIIELQKYIMRNPPGTKLRITVIRNGKKLDFTVKTAPWEEETEVSEGTLQEMEAKYGLIVRDITPELVEKYRIPKVPYGVLVLGVKYGSVADEAGIRTGDVILTVNRKPVKTARDFWKEIKKAEKKGEDSVLLFVRRGDTTIYTVMPILRSKK; from the coding sequence ATGAAAAGAGTTTTGTCTCCTGCTTTGCTTCTGCTACTTTTATTTCAACTTTCATTTGCAACATCTTTAATGCAACAGCTCGAGCAGGAAAGAATTCAACTGGTGGAAAGGGTTTCACCAGGGGTAGCCACAATTTTCACAATAAAAGAAGTAAAAATTGCTAATCCTTTTGCCGGTAGTCCTTTTGGGGATTTCTTTGGTATTCCAAATGTGCCTGAATTTAAACAAAGACAGGAAGGTCTCGGTTCAGGATTTATTGTAAAAGTAGACAAAGAAAAGAAAAAAGTTTATCTCCTTACAAACAACCATGTTGTTGAAAATGCTCAAAATATAAAAGTTCAATTCAAAAACGGCGTAGTTCTTGACGCAAAAATTGTTGGAACAGATAAGCTTAGTGATGTTGCATTAATTGCTGTTCCGTTTAAAGAAGGAATAGAAAAATTTGCAGAAGAACATGTTCTAAAGCTGGGAGATTCAGATAAACTTAAACCAGGTATGACAGTTATTGCAATTGGTAGCCCACTTGGACTTAAAGGAACTGTAACGATGGGAATAGTTTCTGCACTAAACAGAGAAATGCCTGGACACCCAGGAGAAGGATTTATTCAGACAGATGCAGCAATAAATCCTGGAAACTCAGGAGGACCTCTTATAAACCTAAACGGAGAAGTTATCGGAATAAACACAGCTATTATAATGGGTGCACAGGGACTTGGTTTTGCAGTTCCAATTAATCAGGCAAAATGGGTTATGGAGCAAGTTCTAAAATTCGGAAAAGTAAAAAGAAGTAAAATTGGTGTTGTTATACAACCATTAACCCCTGAACTGGCAAAACATTTCGGTGTTAAAAAAGGTATTCTCGTAGCCCAAGTTATGAAAGGAGGACCAGCTGACAAAGCTGGAATAAAACCAGGAGATGTTATAGTAGCTGTTAATGATAAACCTGTTAGCAAAATAATAGAACTCCAAAAATACATAATGAGAAACCCCCCAGGAACAAAACTTAGAATAACAGTAATCAGAAACGGTAAAAAACTTGACTTTACTGTAAAAACAGCTCCATGGGAAGAAGAAACAGAAGTATCTGAAGGCACACTGCAAGAAATGGAAGCCAAATATGGACTTATCGTAAGAGACATAACTCCAGAGCTTGTAGAAAAATACAGAATTCCAAAAGTTCCTTACGGTGTTCTGGTTTTAGGGGTAAAATACGGCTCAGTAGCTGATGAAGCAGGAATAAGAACAGGTGATGTAATTCTCACAGTAAACAGAAAACCGGTTAAAACTGCCAGAGATTTCTGGAAAGAAATTAAGAAAGCCGAGAAAAAAGGAGAAGACAGTGTGTTATTATTTGTCAGAAGAGGAGATACAACTATTTACACAGTAATGCCTATACTTAGAAGTAAAAAATAA